In Odontesthes bonariensis isolate fOdoBon6 chromosome 9, fOdoBon6.hap1, whole genome shotgun sequence, the following proteins share a genomic window:
- the synrg gene encoding synergin gamma isoform X5, with product MALRPGSGGGGSFMYPVGGGLGPPQGMVPMQQQQQQQQQQQQQGFPMVPVMQPNMQGMMGMNFGGQMPPGAIPMQGGMAIGMQNPGMPFLGQPQFMGMRPAGPQYTVDMQKQMAEEHQKRLEQQQKMMEEDRKRRQFEEQKQKLRLLSSVKPKTGEKSRDDALEAIKGNLDGFSRDAKMHPTPSSQTKKPAGVGVYPQQEHIQSMPPAWLYNDSLIPEMFKKVLKFTMTPAGIDTAKLYPILMSSGLPREALGQIWASANRTTPGMLTKEELYTVLALIGVAQSGLPAMNVEILGQFPSPPVPNLPALTMAMAPVPVMPQHQQPLMTQPPMTQPPVSMPIPTPAPPVMAMAAAAPAQPSTNTNFIASFPPAQATKADDDDFQDFQEAPRAGTVDQTFTDFQGESGGNFPSNTAHQHQNSTPAMLTPVSGSSSSSVTTSDKYAAFKQLSVDQPAEPTPPASDIGDKYSVFRQLEQPADKKPVGEGFADFKSVSADDGFTDFKTADSVSPLDPPDQAKIFQPAFPPAFPNSQSLQQLPQQQQQQQPAVSLSQPRNPLNMADLDLFSSMAPSVPAPNETKPSTLPSMSAPPSLVLLPGGVKPSGGGADDFGDFALFGASSDTTQASVTGGAAAAPQDDFADFMAFGSSGGEPKGGSSTGVQGETSSQQQPLQSSDKYDVFKQLSLEGGLAYDDTKGSGGGSFSSLKSDTDDFADFQSSKFCTALGASEKTLVDKVSAFKHAKDDSASVKSLDLPSIGGSSVGKDDSEDALSVQLDMKLSDMGGDLKHVMSDSSLDLPGLSAHQPPATEGDDMKFDPFGTSALSTLASYDWSDREESLPGEVRRQQGSEGASLPSLVPSQRKELSFGSSENITSISVAKISTSFTTEESADDKFETFADFGSGDQAGFNDEDDFGDFASTVSEKSDSPAATAEASSEGNQSEASDEFGAFQGDKPKFGKSDFLKASTQAKVKSSEEMIKNELATFDLSVQGSHKRSHSLGEKEIGRSPPSPAPEQPFRDRSNTLSEKPALPVIRDKYKDLTGEVEESERYAYEWQRCLESALEVITKANNTLNSISSSSVCTEVIQSAQGMEYLLGVVEVYRVTRRVELGIKATAVCSEKLQQLLKDISRVWNNLIGFMSLAKLTPDESSLDFSSCILRHGIKNAKELACGVCLLNVDARSKSKEGSAIGRLFKRAFNSETDNFKLMYGGHQYHASCANFWINCVEPKPPGLILPDLL from the exons ATGGCGCTGCGGCCAGGATCAGGGGGAGGCGGCAG CTTTATGTATCCTGTCGGAGGGGGCTTGGGACCACCACAAG gCATGGTACCcatgcagcaacagcagcagcagcagcagcagcagcagcagcagggcttTCCTATGGTTCCAGTCATGCAGCCCAACATGCAGGGCATGATGGGAATGAACTTTGGTGGACAGATGCCCCCAGGCGCCATTCCTATGCAG GGCGGGATGGCGATCGGGATGCAAAACCCTGGGATGCCGTTCTTGGGTCAACCGCAGTTTATGGGCATGAGACCCGCTGGACCTCAGTACACTGTTGACATGCAGAAACAAATGGCCGAGGAGCACCA AAAACgtctggagcagcagcagaagatgaTGGAGGAAGACAGGAAAAGAAGACAATTTgaggagcagaaacagaaacTGAGGCTGCTCAGCAGTGTCAAACCCAAG ACAGGAGAGAAGAGTCGAGACGACGCTTTGGAAGCAATCAAAGGCAACTTGGATGGCTTCAGCCGAGACGCAAAAATGCATCCCACTCCATCATCACAGACTAAGAAACCAG CAGGTGTTGGTGTTTACCCACAACAAGAGCACATCCAGTCCATGCCGCCAGCCTGGCTTTACAATGACAGCCTCATCCCGG AAATGTTCAAGAAGGTTCTTAAGTTCACAATGACTCCTGCAGGGATAGACACAGCCAAGCTCTACCCAATATTAATGTCATCAGGTCTTCCCAGAGAAGCGCTGGGGCAAATCTGGGCATCAGCCAACCGCACAACACCTGGCATGCTGACCAAAGAGGAGCTGTACACTGTACTGGCACTAATTGGTGTGGCACAG AGTGGCCTCCCAGCAATGAATGTGGAAATCCTTGGGCAGTTTCCCTCTCCACCCGTGCCCAACCTACCGGCCCTGACCATGGCCATGGCCCCCGTCCCCGTCATGCCCCAGCACCAGCAGCCCCTGATGACTCAGCCCCCGATGACTCAGCCCCCGGTCTCCATGCCCATACCCACACCAGCGCCACCAGTCATGGCCATGGCAGCCGCAGCTCCGGCTCAACCATCTACAAACACAAATTTCATTGCCAGTTTTCCTCCTGCACAG GCAACCAAAGCCGATGACGATGACTTCCAGGACTTCCAGGAGGCTCCGAGGGCAGGAACAGTGGACCAGACCTTCACTGACTTTCAGGGAGAGTCGGGAGGAAATTTCCCCAGCAACACTGCACATCAGCACCAGAACAG CACGCCTGCCATGCTGACTCCAGTGTCgggttcctcctcctcctccgtcaCGACCTCCGATAAGTACGCTGCGTTCAAGCAGCTGTCTGTGGATCAGCCTGCAGAGCCTACGCCCCCTGCCTCAG ATATTGGAGACAAATACAGTGTGTTCAGACAGCTGGAGCAACCTGCTGACAAGAAACCAGTCG GGGAAGGATTTGCAGATTTCAAGTCTGTCAGCGCTGATGATGGCTTCACAGACTTTAAAACCGCCGACAGCGTCTCTCCATTAGACCCCCCAGATCAGGCCAAGATTTTTCAACCTGCTTTCCCCCCTGCTTTCCCAAACTCTCAGTCTTTACAACAActtccacagcagcagcagcagcagcagccagcagtGTCTCTTTCACAGCCCAGAAATCCTCTAAATATGGCCGACCTAGACCTTTTCTCTTCTATGGCTCCCTCTGTTCCTGCCCCCAATGAGACAAAACCCAGCACACTCCCCTCTATGTCTGCACCCCCCTCTCTAGTGCTCCTTCCTGGTGGAGTCAAACCTTCAGGGGGAGGAGCAGATGATTTTGGTGATTTTGCTCTATTTGGTGCCTCCTCTGACACCACTCAAGCTTCAGTAACAggaggagctgcagcagcaccTCAGGATGACTTTGCAGACTTCATGGCGTTTGGCAGTTCTGGTGGAGAGCCGAAAGGCGGGAGCAGCACAGGGGTCCAAGGTGAGACCTCCTCACAGCAGCAGCCCCTGCAGAGCTCAGACAAGTACGATGTATTCAAACAGCTGTCTCTGGAAGGAGGCCTCGCTTACGACGACACCAAAGGGAGTGGCGGCGGCTCCTTCTCTTCTCTCAAGAGCGACACGGACGACTTTGCAGACTTTCAGTCATCTAAGTTCTGCACGGCACTCGGAGCTTCAGAAAAGACTCTGGTGGACAAGGTGTCTGCTTTCAAACATGCCAAGGACGACTCCGCCTCCGTCAAGTCTCTCGACCTCCCGTCCATTGGCGGGAGCAGCGTGGGGAAGGATGACTCGGAGGACGCACTCTCAGTGCAACTGGACATGAAGCTGTCAGACATGGGTGGAGACCTGAAGCACGTGATGTCAGACAGCTCTCTGGATTTGCCAGGTCTCTCGGCCCACCAGCCCCCCGCTACAG AAGGAGACGACATGAAATTTGACCCCTTTGGGACATCGGCCCTCAGCACCCTGGCCAGCTATGACTGGTCAGACCGGGAGGAAAGCCTGCCCGGTGAGGTCAGAAGGCAGCAGGGTTCGGAAGGAGCTTCCCTTCCATCTTTAGTCCCGtcacagaggaaggagctgagCTTTGGAAGCAGTGAAAACATCACAAGCATCTCCGTCGCAAAGATCAGCACCTCCTTCACCACAGAGGAATCTGCAGACGACAAGTTTGAGACCTTCGCTGACTTTGGCTCCGGTGACCAAGCCGGTTTCAATGACGAGGATGATTTTGGAGACTTTGCCAGTACTGTTTCTGAAAAGTCCGACTCGCCAGCTGCCACGGCCGAGGCGTCCTCAGAGGGAAACCAAAGTGAAGCCTCAGATGAGTTTGGTGCCTTCCAAGGGGACAAGCCCAAGTTCGGCAAGTCAGACTTCCTCAAAGCCAGCACTCAGGCCAAAGTCAAGTCCAGTGAGGAGATGATCAAGAACGAGCTGGCAACCTTTGACTTGTCCGTTCAAG GCTCCCACAAACGCAGTCACAGTTTGGGTGAGAAGGAGATCGGGCGGTCGCCGCCGTCTCCAGCTCCAGAGCAGCCTTTCAGAGACCGATCCAACACCCTGAGCGAGAAGCCCGCCCTGCCGGTCATCAGGGACAAGTACAAAGACTTAACTGGGGAGGTGGAG GAGAGCGAACGCTATGCGTATGAATGGCAGAGATGTCTGGAAAGTGCTCTGGAG GTCATCACCAAAGCCAACAACACCCTGAACAGCATCAGCAGCTCCTCTGTCTGCACCGAGGTCATCCAGTCCGCTCAGGGCATGGAGTACCTGCTGG GTGTGGTGGAAGTGTATCGTGTGACCAGGCGAGTGGAGCTGGGCATCAAGGCGACAGCGGTTTGCTCggagaagctgcagcagctgctgaaaGACATCAGCCGCGTGTGGAACAACCTCATAGGCTTCATGTCGCTGGCCAAGCTCACA cctgATGAAAGCTCCCTAGATTTCTCCTCCTGTATTCTGAGGCACGGCATCAAGAATGCCAAGGAGCTGGCTTGTGGAGTTTGTCTGCTCAACGTTGATGCCCGCAGCAAG AGCAAAGAAGGAAGCGCTATTGGACGTCTGTTTAAACGA GCTTTCAACTCTGAGACAGACAACTTCAAGCTGATGTACGGGGGCCACCAGTACCACGCCAGCTGTGCCAATTTCTGGATCAACTGTGTGGAGCCCAAACCCCCAGGCCTCATCCTGCCTGACCTGCTCTGA
- the synrg gene encoding synergin gamma isoform X6 gives MALRPGSGGGGSFMYPVGGGLGPPQGMVPMQQQQQQQQQQQQQGFPMVPVMQPNMQGMMGMNFGGQMPPGAIPMQGGMAIGMQNPGMPFLGQPQFMGMRPAGPQYTVDMQKQMAEEHQKRLEQQQKMMEEDRKRRQFEEQKQKLRLLSSVKPKTGEKSRDDALEAIKGNLDGFSRDAKMHPTPSSQTKKPGVGVYPQQEHIQSMPPAWLYNDSLIPEMFKKVLKFTMTPAGIDTAKLYPILMSSGLPREALGQIWASANRTTPGMLTKEELYTVLALIGVAQSGLPAMNVEILGQFPSPPVPNLPALTMAMAPVPVMPQHQQPLMTQPPMTQPPVSMPIPTPAPPVMAMAAAAPAQPSTNTNFIASFPPAQATKADDDDFQDFQEAPRAGTVDQTFTDFQGESGGNFPSNTAHQHQNSTPAMLTPVSGSSSSSVTTSDKYAAFKQLSVDQPAEPTPPASDIGDKYSVFRQLEQPADKKPVGEGFADFKSVSADDGFTDFKTADSVSPLDPPDQAKIFQPAFPPAFPNSQSLQQLPQQQQQQQPAVSLSQPRNPLNMADLDLFSSMAPSVPAPNETKPSTLPSMSAPPSLVLLPGGVKPSGGGADDFGDFALFGASSDTTQASVTGGAAAAPQDDFADFMAFGSSGGEPKGGSSTGVQGETSSQQQPLQSSDKYDVFKQLSLEGGLAYDDTKGSGGGSFSSLKSDTDDFADFQSSKFCTALGASEKTLVDKVSAFKHAKDDSASVKSLDLPSIGGSSVGKDDSEDALSVQLDMKLSDMGGDLKHVMSDSSLDLPGLSAHQPPATEGDDMKFDPFGTSALSTLASYDWSDREESLPGEVRRQQGSEGASLPSLVPSQRKELSFGSSENITSISVAKISTSFTTEESADDKFETFADFGSGDQAGFNDEDDFGDFASTVSEKSDSPAATAEASSEGNQSEASDEFGAFQGDKPKFGKSDFLKASTQAKVKSSEEMIKNELATFDLSVQGSHKRSHSLGEKEIGRSPPSPAPEQPFRDRSNTLSEKPALPVIRDKYKDLTGEVEESERYAYEWQRCLESALEVITKANNTLNSISSSSVCTEVIQSAQGMEYLLGVVEVYRVTRRVELGIKATAVCSEKLQQLLKDISRVWNNLIGFMSLAKLTPDESSLDFSSCILRHGIKNAKELACGVCLLNVDARSKSKEGSAIGRLFKRAFNSETDNFKLMYGGHQYHASCANFWINCVEPKPPGLILPDLL, from the exons ATGGCGCTGCGGCCAGGATCAGGGGGAGGCGGCAG CTTTATGTATCCTGTCGGAGGGGGCTTGGGACCACCACAAG gCATGGTACCcatgcagcaacagcagcagcagcagcagcagcagcagcagcagggcttTCCTATGGTTCCAGTCATGCAGCCCAACATGCAGGGCATGATGGGAATGAACTTTGGTGGACAGATGCCCCCAGGCGCCATTCCTATGCAG GGCGGGATGGCGATCGGGATGCAAAACCCTGGGATGCCGTTCTTGGGTCAACCGCAGTTTATGGGCATGAGACCCGCTGGACCTCAGTACACTGTTGACATGCAGAAACAAATGGCCGAGGAGCACCA AAAACgtctggagcagcagcagaagatgaTGGAGGAAGACAGGAAAAGAAGACAATTTgaggagcagaaacagaaacTGAGGCTGCTCAGCAGTGTCAAACCCAAG ACAGGAGAGAAGAGTCGAGACGACGCTTTGGAAGCAATCAAAGGCAACTTGGATGGCTTCAGCCGAGACGCAAAAATGCATCCCACTCCATCATCACAGACTAAGAAACCAG GTGTTGGTGTTTACCCACAACAAGAGCACATCCAGTCCATGCCGCCAGCCTGGCTTTACAATGACAGCCTCATCCCGG AAATGTTCAAGAAGGTTCTTAAGTTCACAATGACTCCTGCAGGGATAGACACAGCCAAGCTCTACCCAATATTAATGTCATCAGGTCTTCCCAGAGAAGCGCTGGGGCAAATCTGGGCATCAGCCAACCGCACAACACCTGGCATGCTGACCAAAGAGGAGCTGTACACTGTACTGGCACTAATTGGTGTGGCACAG AGTGGCCTCCCAGCAATGAATGTGGAAATCCTTGGGCAGTTTCCCTCTCCACCCGTGCCCAACCTACCGGCCCTGACCATGGCCATGGCCCCCGTCCCCGTCATGCCCCAGCACCAGCAGCCCCTGATGACTCAGCCCCCGATGACTCAGCCCCCGGTCTCCATGCCCATACCCACACCAGCGCCACCAGTCATGGCCATGGCAGCCGCAGCTCCGGCTCAACCATCTACAAACACAAATTTCATTGCCAGTTTTCCTCCTGCACAG GCAACCAAAGCCGATGACGATGACTTCCAGGACTTCCAGGAGGCTCCGAGGGCAGGAACAGTGGACCAGACCTTCACTGACTTTCAGGGAGAGTCGGGAGGAAATTTCCCCAGCAACACTGCACATCAGCACCAGAACAG CACGCCTGCCATGCTGACTCCAGTGTCgggttcctcctcctcctccgtcaCGACCTCCGATAAGTACGCTGCGTTCAAGCAGCTGTCTGTGGATCAGCCTGCAGAGCCTACGCCCCCTGCCTCAG ATATTGGAGACAAATACAGTGTGTTCAGACAGCTGGAGCAACCTGCTGACAAGAAACCAGTCG GGGAAGGATTTGCAGATTTCAAGTCTGTCAGCGCTGATGATGGCTTCACAGACTTTAAAACCGCCGACAGCGTCTCTCCATTAGACCCCCCAGATCAGGCCAAGATTTTTCAACCTGCTTTCCCCCCTGCTTTCCCAAACTCTCAGTCTTTACAACAActtccacagcagcagcagcagcagcagccagcagtGTCTCTTTCACAGCCCAGAAATCCTCTAAATATGGCCGACCTAGACCTTTTCTCTTCTATGGCTCCCTCTGTTCCTGCCCCCAATGAGACAAAACCCAGCACACTCCCCTCTATGTCTGCACCCCCCTCTCTAGTGCTCCTTCCTGGTGGAGTCAAACCTTCAGGGGGAGGAGCAGATGATTTTGGTGATTTTGCTCTATTTGGTGCCTCCTCTGACACCACTCAAGCTTCAGTAACAggaggagctgcagcagcaccTCAGGATGACTTTGCAGACTTCATGGCGTTTGGCAGTTCTGGTGGAGAGCCGAAAGGCGGGAGCAGCACAGGGGTCCAAGGTGAGACCTCCTCACAGCAGCAGCCCCTGCAGAGCTCAGACAAGTACGATGTATTCAAACAGCTGTCTCTGGAAGGAGGCCTCGCTTACGACGACACCAAAGGGAGTGGCGGCGGCTCCTTCTCTTCTCTCAAGAGCGACACGGACGACTTTGCAGACTTTCAGTCATCTAAGTTCTGCACGGCACTCGGAGCTTCAGAAAAGACTCTGGTGGACAAGGTGTCTGCTTTCAAACATGCCAAGGACGACTCCGCCTCCGTCAAGTCTCTCGACCTCCCGTCCATTGGCGGGAGCAGCGTGGGGAAGGATGACTCGGAGGACGCACTCTCAGTGCAACTGGACATGAAGCTGTCAGACATGGGTGGAGACCTGAAGCACGTGATGTCAGACAGCTCTCTGGATTTGCCAGGTCTCTCGGCCCACCAGCCCCCCGCTACAG AAGGAGACGACATGAAATTTGACCCCTTTGGGACATCGGCCCTCAGCACCCTGGCCAGCTATGACTGGTCAGACCGGGAGGAAAGCCTGCCCGGTGAGGTCAGAAGGCAGCAGGGTTCGGAAGGAGCTTCCCTTCCATCTTTAGTCCCGtcacagaggaaggagctgagCTTTGGAAGCAGTGAAAACATCACAAGCATCTCCGTCGCAAAGATCAGCACCTCCTTCACCACAGAGGAATCTGCAGACGACAAGTTTGAGACCTTCGCTGACTTTGGCTCCGGTGACCAAGCCGGTTTCAATGACGAGGATGATTTTGGAGACTTTGCCAGTACTGTTTCTGAAAAGTCCGACTCGCCAGCTGCCACGGCCGAGGCGTCCTCAGAGGGAAACCAAAGTGAAGCCTCAGATGAGTTTGGTGCCTTCCAAGGGGACAAGCCCAAGTTCGGCAAGTCAGACTTCCTCAAAGCCAGCACTCAGGCCAAAGTCAAGTCCAGTGAGGAGATGATCAAGAACGAGCTGGCAACCTTTGACTTGTCCGTTCAAG GCTCCCACAAACGCAGTCACAGTTTGGGTGAGAAGGAGATCGGGCGGTCGCCGCCGTCTCCAGCTCCAGAGCAGCCTTTCAGAGACCGATCCAACACCCTGAGCGAGAAGCCCGCCCTGCCGGTCATCAGGGACAAGTACAAAGACTTAACTGGGGAGGTGGAG GAGAGCGAACGCTATGCGTATGAATGGCAGAGATGTCTGGAAAGTGCTCTGGAG GTCATCACCAAAGCCAACAACACCCTGAACAGCATCAGCAGCTCCTCTGTCTGCACCGAGGTCATCCAGTCCGCTCAGGGCATGGAGTACCTGCTGG GTGTGGTGGAAGTGTATCGTGTGACCAGGCGAGTGGAGCTGGGCATCAAGGCGACAGCGGTTTGCTCggagaagctgcagcagctgctgaaaGACATCAGCCGCGTGTGGAACAACCTCATAGGCTTCATGTCGCTGGCCAAGCTCACA cctgATGAAAGCTCCCTAGATTTCTCCTCCTGTATTCTGAGGCACGGCATCAAGAATGCCAAGGAGCTGGCTTGTGGAGTTTGTCTGCTCAACGTTGATGCCCGCAGCAAG AGCAAAGAAGGAAGCGCTATTGGACGTCTGTTTAAACGA GCTTTCAACTCTGAGACAGACAACTTCAAGCTGATGTACGGGGGCCACCAGTACCACGCCAGCTGTGCCAATTTCTGGATCAACTGTGTGGAGCCCAAACCCCCAGGCCTCATCCTGCCTGACCTGCTCTGA